One Lysinibacillus fusiformis genomic window carries:
- a CDS encoding NAD(P)-dependent oxidoreductase codes for MKERLGFIGLGNMGLPMSINLLRAGYEVYGYDTNTKAMEQFIAEGGVGLATSQDVVKQSGVIMTSLPTPQVVERVYKAEDGILQHAKQGSLLIDFSTVNPQLNDSLHKEAQSLGLRYLGAPVSGGVIGAIHATLTIMVGGEQEAYQSGSGIFGIVGKNIYHLGTSPSIGTRIKLLNNLMIGFYTEAVAETIVLEEAMGIKSDMLYEVLSNSYGQSRIYERNYLEYMKNENYQPGFSTNLLLKDLKLVKTMADEAGVPLRIGEQLVNLYSDLSTEGYGENDMSAAYLSLKEKCKIKQL; via the coding sequence ATGAAAGAAAGATTAGGGTTTATCGGCCTAGGGAATATGGGTTTACCAATGTCGATAAATTTACTACGTGCAGGTTATGAGGTGTATGGTTACGACACAAATACTAAAGCAATGGAGCAATTCATTGCAGAAGGTGGAGTCGGTCTAGCAACTTCACAGGATGTCGTTAAACAAAGTGGTGTTATTATGACTAGCCTGCCGACACCGCAAGTAGTCGAGCGTGTATACAAAGCAGAAGATGGGATTTTACAACATGCAAAGCAAGGAAGTTTACTGATAGACTTCAGTACTGTAAATCCACAATTAAATGATTCGCTACATAAAGAAGCGCAATCATTAGGGTTACGCTACCTTGGGGCACCTGTAAGTGGGGGCGTCATTGGTGCTATTCATGCAACGTTAACAATAATGGTAGGTGGAGAACAAGAAGCTTATCAAAGTGGGTCTGGAATTTTCGGAATAGTTGGAAAGAATATTTATCACCTTGGTACTTCTCCGAGCATCGGTACCCGCATTAAATTGCTGAATAATTTAATGATCGGATTCTATACTGAGGCAGTAGCAGAAACAATCGTTTTAGAGGAAGCTATGGGTATCAAGTCCGATATGCTCTATGAAGTGTTAAGTAATAGCTATGGTCAAAGTCGTATTTATGAACGCAATTACTTGGAATATATGAAAAATGAAAACTATCAACCTGGTTTCTCAACAAATCTTTTATTAAAAGATTTGAAGTTAGTCAAAACCATGGCAGATGAAGCAGGCGTTCCGCTTCGTATTGGTGAACAATTAGTGAATCTTTACAGTGATCTATCAACAGAGGGCTATGGAGAAAACGATATGTCAGCTGCTTATTTAAGTTTAAAAGAAAAATGTAAAATCAAACAACTTTAA
- a CDS encoding CoA-acylating methylmalonate-semialdehyde dehydrogenase, with protein sequence MTTAQEVKTLSHFIGGEMTEGKSGRYGSVYNPTTGEIIAKVPLASVEETRGAIAKAQTVFPKWRDTSVSKRTEIVLKFRNLITENMDELLQIICRESGKTVEDAKGEITRGLESVDLAIGAPHLVKGEYSVDVGGQINAYSAKYPLGVVAAISPFNFPIMVPLAQTSMAIAVGNAVVLKASERVPMTSLYVSELWKKAGLPAGIWTVVNGDKDAVNEILENPSVQAISFVGSTPVAKYIYETGSKYGKRVTALGGGKNNMVVMPDADLEQVANAFIGAAYGAASQRCMAISTIMPVGQGTADRLVGILKDKISALKVGSYTEPDTDFGPVISQQSKDAILAAIDRGESEGATVVCDGRDLDIVKESKGFFVGPTLLDNVKPGMEIYEQEVFGPARNIVRVDSLDEAIELINQHELGNGVTIFTNDGFAARKFTTEIDVGMVGVNVPIPIPVGYHNFAGFKGSRFGEGHMFGPDQARFFTKTKTVSERWMTSNASTSSTFAFPSNND encoded by the coding sequence ATGACAACAGCACAAGAAGTTAAAACATTAAGTCATTTCATCGGTGGTGAAATGACTGAGGGGAAAAGTGGTCGTTACGGTTCGGTATATAATCCAACAACAGGTGAGATTATCGCAAAAGTACCACTAGCAAGCGTAGAAGAGACACGTGGGGCCATTGCAAAAGCACAGACAGTATTCCCAAAATGGCGGGATACATCAGTTTCTAAACGTACGGAAATCGTATTAAAATTCCGAAATTTGATCACTGAAAATATGGATGAATTATTACAAATTATTTGTAGAGAAAGCGGTAAAACAGTAGAAGATGCGAAAGGTGAGATTACACGAGGACTTGAATCTGTGGACTTAGCAATCGGGGCACCTCATTTAGTAAAGGGTGAGTACTCTGTAGATGTTGGTGGTCAAATAAACGCCTATTCAGCTAAATATCCACTAGGGGTTGTAGCAGCTATTTCACCATTTAACTTCCCGATTATGGTGCCATTAGCGCAAACAAGTATGGCAATTGCTGTAGGGAATGCTGTTGTTTTAAAAGCTTCTGAACGTGTACCAATGACCTCATTATATGTGAGCGAATTATGGAAAAAGGCAGGCTTACCAGCTGGCATTTGGACAGTTGTAAACGGTGATAAAGATGCAGTAAATGAAATTTTAGAAAACCCATCCGTACAAGCAATTTCTTTTGTAGGATCGACACCGGTGGCTAAGTACATTTATGAAACAGGTTCAAAATACGGTAAACGTGTTACTGCGCTTGGTGGTGGTAAAAACAATATGGTCGTAATGCCCGATGCAGATCTTGAACAAGTAGCCAACGCATTTATTGGTGCTGCTTACGGTGCAGCTTCTCAACGTTGTATGGCAATATCTACAATTATGCCTGTTGGGCAAGGCACTGCAGACCGTCTTGTTGGTATTCTAAAGGATAAAATTTCTGCATTAAAAGTGGGTTCATATACGGAGCCTGATACTGATTTTGGACCAGTGATTTCCCAACAATCCAAAGATGCGATTTTAGCGGCAATTGATCGCGGAGAGTCAGAAGGTGCAACTGTTGTATGTGACGGTCGTGACTTAGATATTGTCAAAGAATCAAAAGGATTTTTTGTCGGTCCAACATTACTGGATAATGTGAAACCAGGTATGGAGATTTATGAACAAGAAGTGTTTGGTCCAGCTCGTAATATTGTACGTGTCGATTCATTGGATGAAGCGATTGAACTAATCAATCAGCATGAACTTGGAAATGGTGTGACAATCTTCACAAACGATGGCTTTGCGGCTCGTAAATTCACTACTGAAATTGATGTTGGAATGGTTGGCGTAAATGTACCAATTCCGATTCCAGTGGGTTATCACAACTTTGCTGGATTTAAAGGGTCTCGTTTTGGCGAAGGTCATATGTTTGGTCCAGACCAAGCACGATTCTTTACAAAAACGAAAACCGTTTCCGAACGCTGGATGACAAGTAATGCATCCACTTCATCAACATTTGCATTCCCAAGTAATAACGACTAA
- a CDS encoding 3-hydroxybutyrate dehydrogenase: MNGKTVFITGAARGIGLSLAQAFAEQGANVVMTDINEERLTEAVGQNPRLTAYTCDVTDEQKIREAIDFTIQKFATIDILVNNAGFQHVSYIEDFSTDTFELMQKVMLTAPFVTMKYALPYMKKNKFGRIINMASINGVIGFAGKAGYNAAKHGVIGLTKVAALEVANEGITVNAICPGYVDTELVRNQFTDLAKTRGIKVEDVLEQVLYPLVPQKRLLDVSEITGLALYLASDVAQGLTGQAIVLDGGYTAQ, from the coding sequence GTGAATGGAAAAACAGTGTTTATTACCGGCGCAGCACGTGGAATAGGGTTATCGTTAGCACAAGCTTTTGCTGAGCAAGGAGCTAATGTTGTGATGACGGATATAAATGAAGAACGCTTGACCGAGGCAGTTGGACAAAATCCTCGATTAACTGCATATACATGTGATGTAACTGATGAACAGAAGATACGTGAAGCTATAGACTTTACCATACAAAAATTCGCGACCATAGATATTTTAGTGAATAATGCAGGATTCCAACATGTTTCTTACATCGAGGATTTCTCGACAGATACATTTGAATTAATGCAAAAAGTAATGCTTACTGCCCCATTTGTCACGATGAAATATGCCCTGCCATATATGAAGAAAAATAAATTTGGCCGCATTATTAATATGGCGTCCATTAACGGAGTTATTGGTTTTGCAGGGAAGGCAGGGTACAATGCAGCCAAACATGGGGTAATAGGTTTAACGAAAGTGGCCGCGCTTGAGGTAGCAAATGAAGGCATTACTGTAAATGCCATTTGTCCGGGGTATGTTGATACAGAATTGGTCCGTAATCAGTTTACTGATTTAGCTAAGACAAGAGGGATCAAGGTAGAAGACGTACTTGAGCAAGTACTTTATCCACTAGTTCCACAAAAGCGCTTGTTAGATGTTTCTGAAATTACGGGACTAGCGCTCTATTTAGCGAGTGATGTGGCACAAGGTTTAACGGGTCAGGCAATTGTATTGGATGGCGGTTACACTGCACAATAG
- a CDS encoding iron-containing alcohol dehydrogenase encodes MIQTKTIFTVNSPGTMIYGRDAFEKVGVNAKKLGTRALIVSDPIMDSLGFVNQCNSLLKTQGLEAVSYIGVSSEPIDSFVTEGLELLQAQECDVIISLGGGSCIDTAKAIAVVATNGGYIGDYMKMQKLADKTPIPHIAIPTTAGTGSEATDVTVITNTSNEVKMMIKQPAFMPTIAIVDPILTITSPQAITAATGVDALSHAIESYLSRLAHPYSNVLALSAMELIVNNILKVYEHGDDIDAREAMSLGSMQAGLSFSNASVALVHGMSRPIGALFHVPHGISNAMLLPAVLEYSKDACVDRLADLGKFFNKEGQYFTPEELADLAIVSIKEMCKIMNIGNLQQWGIEKDAFYEAIPKMAADAIASGSPANNPKVPTHEELIELYKIAYHYEF; translated from the coding sequence ATGATTCAAACTAAAACAATTTTCACAGTAAATTCTCCAGGAACGATGATTTATGGGCGAGATGCTTTTGAAAAAGTAGGGGTAAATGCAAAAAAATTAGGGACGAGAGCATTGATTGTCAGCGATCCAATTATGGATAGCTTAGGATTTGTCAATCAGTGCAACTCTTTATTAAAAACGCAAGGATTGGAAGCGGTTTCGTATATAGGGGTATCATCTGAGCCAATTGATTCGTTTGTAACAGAAGGGCTTGAGCTTTTGCAAGCACAGGAATGTGATGTCATCATTTCTCTAGGTGGTGGAAGCTGCATTGATACAGCGAAAGCCATTGCAGTGGTTGCGACAAATGGTGGCTATATTGGCGACTATATGAAAATGCAAAAGCTTGCTGATAAAACACCGATTCCACATATCGCCATACCAACAACTGCCGGTACAGGATCTGAGGCAACGGATGTAACGGTCATTACAAACACGTCGAATGAAGTAAAAATGATGATTAAGCAACCAGCATTTATGCCAACTATTGCAATTGTCGATCCTATTTTAACAATCACTTCACCACAAGCAATAACAGCGGCAACTGGCGTTGATGCATTGAGTCATGCAATTGAAAGTTATTTATCTCGCTTAGCACATCCATATTCTAATGTACTTGCGCTATCAGCGATGGAGTTAATCGTCAATAACATACTGAAAGTTTATGAGCATGGGGACGATATTGATGCCCGTGAGGCCATGTCACTTGGTTCCATGCAAGCAGGCCTATCGTTCTCAAATGCTTCTGTTGCCTTAGTTCACGGCATGTCTCGTCCGATAGGGGCGCTATTCCACGTTCCTCACGGTATATCTAATGCGATGTTACTACCAGCAGTCTTAGAATACTCAAAAGATGCCTGTGTAGATCGATTAGCAGACCTTGGAAAATTTTTTAATAAAGAAGGACAGTATTTCACGCCAGAAGAACTTGCGGATTTAGCGATTGTTTCGATAAAGGAAATGTGTAAAATAATGAATATTGGTAATTTACAACAATGGGGTATTGAAAAAGATGCCTTTTATGAGGCCATTCCAAAAATGGCTGCAGATGCAATTGCAAGTGGTAGCCCTGCTAATAATCCGAAAGTGCCAACGCATGAGGAATTAATAGAGCTCTATAAAATTGCTTACCATTATGAATTTTAG
- the fadH gene encoding 2,4-dienoyl-CoA reductase, with product MLQGKTILITGGSNGMGLYMAKQFVTEGANVVITGRNEERLIEAKEYILTAGTTIETFQMDVRVPEHAEAMVAFAVEKFGQIDGLVNNAAGNFIVRAEDLTPNGWKAVVDIVLNGTFYCSSAVGKYWIQNKINGSILNMVATYAWNAGAGVIHSAAAKAGVLSLTRTLAVEWGKQYGIRVNAIAPGPIERTGGAGKLWESEAAAARTIDSVPLGRIGTPEEVADLATFMMSDKSRYMNGECVTLDGGQWLNQYPF from the coding sequence ATGTTGCAGGGGAAAACAATACTTATTACTGGTGGCTCAAATGGGATGGGGCTTTATATGGCGAAGCAATTCGTTACAGAAGGGGCAAATGTCGTTATTACAGGCCGCAATGAAGAGCGTTTGATAGAAGCTAAAGAATATATATTAACGGCAGGCACAACAATCGAAACATTCCAAATGGATGTACGAGTGCCAGAACATGCAGAAGCAATGGTCGCATTTGCAGTCGAAAAATTTGGACAAATTGATGGGCTTGTGAATAATGCAGCTGGCAATTTTATAGTGCGAGCAGAGGATTTGACGCCTAACGGTTGGAAGGCAGTAGTTGATATCGTATTAAATGGGACCTTCTATTGTTCATCAGCAGTTGGTAAGTATTGGATTCAGAATAAAATAAATGGTTCTATTCTTAATATGGTTGCAACCTATGCGTGGAATGCAGGCGCTGGCGTTATCCATTCAGCAGCAGCGAAAGCCGGGGTATTATCATTGACAAGAACGTTAGCGGTTGAATGGGGCAAACAATATGGAATTCGTGTTAATGCAATCGCTCCAGGTCCAATAGAGCGCACAGGTGGTGCGGGCAAATTATGGGAGTCGGAAGCGGCAGCTGCTCGTACAATTGATTCTGTACCATTGGGAAGAATTGGGACACCTGAGGAAGTGGCTGATCTCGCAACATTTATGATGTCTGATAAGTCCCGTTATATGAATGGTGAATGCGTTACACTTGATGGTGGACAATGGCTAAATCAATACCCATTTTAA
- a CDS encoding short-chain dehydrogenase: MGMWLIPALIAITIISVISFVSTLRIAKMTTERKSEKDTPISETVEEYATMLNPIVWVYAIFLLFLGIVIFYYWSQAGY, translated from the coding sequence ATGGGTATGTGGTTAATACCAGCTCTTATTGCGATAACCATCATTTCTGTCATTTCCTTCGTTTCCACTTTACGTATTGCCAAAATGACAACGGAACGAAAATCAGAAAAAGATACACCAATTTCAGAAACTGTTGAAGAATATGCAACAATGCTGAATCCAATTGTTTGGGTGTATGCTATCTTCTTACTTTTTTTAGGCATTGTTATCTTTTACTATTGGAGTCAGGCAGGGTATTAA
- the cbpB gene encoding cyclic-di-AMP-binding protein CbpB, whose protein sequence is MISTNSKDLLAMPISEFVISSEKVAHVQIGNSAEHALLVLTRTGYSSIPVLDLKYRLQGLLSMKMITEAILGLEHIEYEKLPDIKVDTIMDKNIAVIKLKDTFQRALDLVINHAFLCVVDEEGTFAGILTRRVILKQLKKYIYKTEK, encoded by the coding sequence ATGATTTCAACTAACAGCAAAGACTTATTAGCAATGCCAATTAGTGAATTTGTTATTTCATCCGAAAAGGTTGCACATGTACAAATTGGGAATAGTGCCGAACATGCACTCCTTGTACTGACACGTACAGGGTATTCTTCAATACCTGTATTAGATTTGAAATATCGACTTCAAGGGTTACTCAGTATGAAAATGATTACAGAAGCAATTTTAGGGCTCGAACATATTGAATATGAAAAATTACCTGATATAAAAGTTGATACGATAATGGATAAAAACATAGCTGTTATCAAGCTGAAAGATACATTTCAACGTGCATTAGATTTAGTCATAAATCATGCCTTTTTATGTGTAGTGGACGAAGAAGGTACTTTCGCAGGAATTTTAACGAGACGTGTTATATTAAAACAGTTAAAAAAATATATTTATAAAACAGAAAAGTAG
- a CDS encoding LysR family transcriptional regulator has product MATEAEILKILAEERNMRKAAERLFLSQPALSQRLQSIEKEWGAQLFIRSQKGLTATPAGELVIAYAIDMLAKKEEIFETIQSLTTKVNGTLKIACASIVGQNWLPKILKDFVTKYPEAKISLMTGWSSEIVKALYEGEAHIGIVRGQVDWKGEKIHLFRDTLYLVDQELKTIEDVLTTNRPFIQFKSDSNYYQEIQQWWQRHFASNPRRQILVDQIETCKQMALNGIGYAILPSITLNEHDGINKIALTNNEKEFGLTRDTWLIGYESSFELRQVEAFVEVVQDHARCLFDYTK; this is encoded by the coding sequence ATGGCAACGGAAGCAGAAATATTGAAAATTTTAGCGGAGGAACGCAATATGCGAAAAGCAGCCGAGCGGTTGTTTTTATCGCAGCCAGCGCTTTCTCAACGGTTGCAATCGATTGAAAAAGAATGGGGTGCACAGCTTTTTATTCGTTCGCAGAAGGGACTTACTGCGACACCAGCAGGAGAACTAGTTATCGCTTATGCGATTGATATGCTCGCTAAAAAAGAAGAAATTTTTGAAACGATTCAATCATTAACAACAAAAGTAAACGGGACACTCAAAATTGCTTGTGCTTCAATTGTTGGGCAAAATTGGCTGCCTAAAATATTAAAGGATTTTGTGACCAAATATCCTGAAGCAAAAATTTCGCTTATGACCGGCTGGAGCTCGGAAATTGTGAAAGCATTGTATGAGGGTGAGGCGCATATTGGCATTGTACGCGGGCAGGTCGATTGGAAGGGGGAAAAGATACATCTTTTCCGTGACACCCTTTACTTAGTAGATCAAGAATTGAAAACCATTGAAGATGTGCTTACGACAAATCGACCATTTATTCAATTCAAAAGTGACTCGAATTATTATCAGGAAATTCAACAATGGTGGCAACGACATTTTGCATCTAATCCGAGACGACAAATTTTGGTGGATCAAATTGAGACATGTAAACAGATGGCGTTAAATGGAATTGGCTATGCAATTCTTCCTTCCATTACATTAAATGAGCATGATGGCATCAATAAAATTGCGCTCACTAACAATGAAAAAGAATTTGGTTTAACACGTGATACATGGTTAATAGGCTACGAATCTTCTTTTGAGCTGCGTCAGGTAGAGGCTTTTGTAGAAGTCGTACAAGACCATGCGCGTTGCTTATTTGATTATACAAAATAG
- a CDS encoding ABC transporter ATP-binding protein codes for MIEIRDLTKRYGSFTALDHLNLSLEEGVVFGFVGANGAGKSTTFSILATLLSPTSGDALINGKSVIKEPKEVRKQIGYMPDFFGVYDQLKVDEYLDFYGASYGIDATQRKVLIPQLLELVNLTNKRYDYVDLLSRGMKQRLCLARALIHDPKVLILDEPASGLDPRARVEMRDILRNLKSMGKTILISSHILPELAEMCDEIGVIDNGKLIAHGNVATIQAQLQGEKRIVIKIAERLSEVRAFLEEDPLISSIDVMGNRLEIAFNYRGTDTEQVSLLKKAILADLPIYALSEVEKDLEDVFMAITKGADNQ; via the coding sequence ATGATTGAAATCCGTGATTTAACAAAAAGATATGGCTCCTTTACAGCGTTAGACCATCTAAACTTATCACTTGAAGAAGGGGTTGTGTTTGGCTTTGTTGGTGCCAATGGTGCTGGTAAATCGACAACATTCTCGATTTTAGCAACATTACTATCCCCAACTTCTGGCGATGCCCTCATCAATGGAAAAAGCGTTATCAAGGAACCAAAGGAAGTACGTAAGCAAATTGGCTATATGCCAGATTTCTTTGGTGTATATGATCAACTAAAAGTCGATGAATATTTAGATTTCTATGGTGCAAGTTATGGCATTGACGCAACACAACGAAAAGTCTTAATTCCACAGCTGTTAGAGCTTGTGAATTTAACGAATAAACGTTATGACTATGTAGATTTACTATCACGAGGAATGAAGCAACGTTTATGTCTGGCACGTGCCTTAATCCACGATCCTAAAGTATTGATATTAGATGAGCCAGCATCAGGTCTTGATCCAAGGGCCCGCGTAGAAATGCGTGATATTTTAAGAAATTTAAAATCAATGGGGAAAACCATTCTAATCTCCTCACATATTTTGCCTGAACTTGCAGAAATGTGTGATGAAATCGGGGTTATTGATAATGGTAAACTCATCGCCCATGGGAATGTTGCAACGATTCAAGCGCAATTACAGGGAGAAAAGCGCATTGTCATAAAGATCGCGGAACGTTTAAGCGAGGTACGTGCATTTTTAGAGGAAGATCCTCTTATTTCATCCATTGATGTTATGGGCAATCGCTTAGAAATAGCCTTTAATTATCGAGGAACAGATACGGAACAAGTGTCACTACTGAAAAAAGCAATACTTGCAGATTTACCAATTTACGCATTAAGTGAAGTAGAAAAGGATTTAGAGGATGTCTTTATGGCGATTACGAAGGGAGCGGACAATCAATGA
- a CDS encoding ABC transporter permease: MMERFYNPVLVKELKLRFRSFKSFSGLMFYLAVICIFIAGFLLLTTEFTGKGFFRPETSFMMFAVLTILQMALVLFITPSLTAGAISSEREKQTLNILLTTTQSSTQIVIGKLFSSVAFLVLMLIAGLPLYSLVFLFGGVSPSQLVSIFLFYLVTVIAIGSIGVMFSTITKKTIVAMIATYGSIIFLGGITAFFFFLTMAFHQMGNAIGTGTSFMTYFWASINPGALMLTLISPEMGDALAELSGVELPVWITYLLVYIVIIVLSLTIAIKKLRANMKSNR; encoded by the coding sequence ATGATGGAGCGATTTTATAATCCGGTACTCGTAAAAGAATTGAAGTTACGCTTCCGTTCTTTTAAAAGCTTTTCAGGTTTGATGTTTTATTTAGCGGTTATTTGTATTTTTATCGCAGGTTTTCTACTACTGACAACAGAATTTACAGGCAAGGGTTTCTTTAGACCAGAAACAAGTTTTATGATGTTTGCTGTATTAACAATTTTACAAATGGCATTGGTTCTCTTTATTACACCGAGTTTGACAGCTGGCGCAATCAGTAGTGAACGTGAAAAACAAACATTAAATATTTTACTGACAACAACACAAAGTTCCACACAAATTGTGATTGGAAAATTATTTTCGTCGGTGGCATTTTTAGTATTAATGCTTATCGCCGGGCTACCATTGTATAGTTTAGTGTTTTTGTTTGGTGGGGTATCACCTTCCCAATTAGTCTCTATCTTTTTATTTTATTTAGTGACGGTCATTGCTATAGGTAGTATCGGGGTTATGTTCTCAACAATTACGAAAAAAACAATAGTTGCGATGATTGCTACGTACGGATCGATTATCTTTTTAGGTGGGATCACAGCATTTTTCTTCTTTTTAACAATGGCCTTCCATCAAATGGGGAATGCCATAGGGACGGGGACTTCCTTTATGACTTATTTCTGGGCTTCTATAAACCCAGGAGCATTAATGTTGACACTTATTTCCCCAGAGATGGGGGATGCTTTAGCAGAGCTTTCAGGTGTTGAATTACCAGTGTGGATTACCTATTTACTAGTTTATATTGTCATAATTGTACTTAGTTTAACAATTGCCATTAAAAAATTACGTGCCAACATGAAAAGTAATCGATGA
- a CDS encoding AAA family ATPase produces MAFTEQQYVEMSTNLQQVKEEIHRFIVGQEEAIDYTLYAVLADGHALLEGLPGLGKTMLIRTISEVLDLSFSRIQFTPDLMPADITGTSMIERTTDGKQQFTFQPGPIFSQMVLADEINRATPKTQSALLEAMGEKTVTILGDTKKMAKPFFVLATQNPIEMEGTYPLPEAQMDRFLCKILVPYPEKSELMEIMKRTTGAQEITLQKIMDTEGLLLAQQMVKEVLVADEMLEFAADLVVATHPERAEAIDEVKQYAMYGSGPRGLQSLIRLAKARALMNGRFHVSVADIKSVAKPVLRHRMLLNYEGEASGKTADDVIDVILEKVQQGVSR; encoded by the coding sequence ATGGCATTTACAGAACAACAGTATGTTGAAATGAGTACGAATTTACAACAAGTAAAAGAAGAAATCCATCGTTTTATAGTTGGTCAAGAGGAAGCGATAGATTATACATTATATGCAGTTCTGGCAGATGGTCATGCGCTGTTAGAGGGACTACCAGGCTTAGGGAAAACAATGCTAATTCGCACCATTTCTGAGGTGTTGGATTTATCCTTCTCACGTATTCAATTTACACCAGATTTAATGCCTGCAGATATTACGGGGACGAGCATGATTGAGCGAACAACAGATGGCAAGCAACAATTCACTTTCCAGCCAGGGCCAATTTTCAGCCAAATGGTCTTAGCAGATGAGATTAACCGAGCAACTCCAAAAACCCAAAGTGCACTGCTTGAGGCAATGGGCGAAAAAACAGTTACAATTTTAGGAGATACGAAAAAAATGGCTAAACCATTCTTCGTCCTAGCTACCCAAAACCCCATTGAAATGGAGGGTACATATCCATTACCAGAGGCGCAGATGGACCGTTTTCTTTGCAAAATCCTCGTTCCATATCCAGAGAAGAGTGAACTAATGGAGATTATGAAGCGAACAACTGGCGCACAGGAAATCACCTTACAAAAAATAATGGACACAGAAGGTCTCCTGCTAGCACAACAAATGGTGAAGGAAGTACTTGTAGCAGATGAAATGCTTGAATTTGCAGCGGACCTCGTTGTGGCAACGCATCCTGAAAGAGCGGAAGCAATAGATGAGGTAAAACAATATGCCATGTATGGTAGTGGTCCTCGTGGCTTACAAAGTTTAATAAGGCTAGCAAAAGCTAGAGCACTAATGAATGGACGTTTCCATGTATCAGTTGCGGATATTAAATCCGTAGCGAAGCCTGTACTACGTCATCGTATGCTACTGAACTATGAAGGGGAGGCTTCAGGGAAAACAGCAGATGATGTGATTGACGTAATTTTAGAAAAAGTACAGCAAGGTGTTAGCAGGTGA
- a CDS encoding DUF58 domain-containing protein — protein MTQKILLPEDWLAKISRFQVATASKLRGQHKGSHRSQRFGASLDFSDFREYHLGDDVRQVDWNVFARTDKYFIKRFLDEQEMRVHILLDTTKSMGEQAKWTFARQIVASLGLMVLGRDDRLSFSFVQDDMLPPFRRKGAMYRRAFLQVVTDIDNATYTSSFAQGALKAMPKDSTVLFIVTDGLETIEEWEQLLKRLPRFAGDVRIIQIVTQEELSPNYSGDVRLLDRETSRDVNVTMSAKVLDTYEARRRLHEEEFEAICRRFGVRKLQLKVEDGLQHAVFQQLLKAHWIR, from the coding sequence GTGACGCAGAAAATATTATTGCCCGAAGATTGGCTAGCGAAAATTAGTCGCTTCCAAGTGGCGACGGCCTCCAAATTGCGTGGGCAACATAAAGGCTCGCACCGTTCGCAACGTTTCGGGGCATCGCTCGATTTTTCGGATTTTCGCGAATACCACCTAGGCGATGATGTAAGACAGGTGGATTGGAATGTCTTTGCGCGAACCGATAAATATTTCATTAAACGTTTTTTAGATGAGCAAGAGATGCGTGTGCACATTTTATTAGACACTACAAAATCAATGGGGGAGCAAGCAAAATGGACTTTTGCACGGCAAATTGTTGCTTCACTTGGCTTAATGGTACTTGGTCGTGATGACCGATTATCATTTTCGTTTGTTCAAGATGACATGTTGCCACCATTTCGTCGCAAAGGTGCTATGTATCGTCGTGCCTTCTTACAAGTAGTGACTGACATTGACAATGCGACCTATACAAGTAGCTTTGCACAAGGCGCATTAAAAGCAATGCCTAAAGATAGTACAGTGCTATTTATAGTGACAGACGGCCTAGAAACAATCGAAGAATGGGAACAGCTATTGAAAAGATTGCCACGTTTTGCAGGGGATGTGCGCATTATACAAATTGTCACGCAGGAAGAACTTTCTCCGAATTATAGTGGTGATGTTCGTCTACTTGACCGTGAAACGAGTCGTGATGTGAATGTTACGATGTCAGCAAAAGTACTTGATACGTATGAGGCAAGAAGACGTTTACATGAAGAAGAGTTTGAGGCAATTTGTCGACGATTCGGTGTTCGAAAATTACAACTTAAGGTGGAAGATGGACTTCAGCATGCTGTCTTTCAACAATTATTAAAAGCACATTGGATTAGGTGA